The nucleotide window GTTTCGCTTTGGGGTCGGGGAGTGACTCGGGAGCAGACGGCAGTTTGGCGCATGGCACCTCCAAAAATCCCGCCATTGCGTCCCGGTCCGCCAGGAGCCACGCTTCAATTTCGCGAACACAGATTCGAAAAAGAAACCCTTGGCTGGGCGTGCGCCCGAGCCAGTTCGCGACCTTTCCGGAGGGGCAGGGATCGGCGTCGAGGTCTGTGAGCATGAGCACCGGAAGACCGCACTTCCCCATCTTGTCGTAGTTGGGTGTCTTGCTTTTCAAATTAGGCCAGCCACCAGCGTTTTCCTCTCGATAGATGTCTAGCTCGGGCCATTCTGCCACGAGTTTACGGCCAACGGCCAGGCCCGGCACGTCTTCGGCGGCGAGATAGACCGTGCGAAGCATCACTTCAGCGCGAGGGTGAGTTGTTCAGGGTTTGTCGGCTTGATCGAGGGCAGCAGGACGTCGGCCACGTTTAGGCCACTGGCAAACATGATCTTTTCCTGGTCATCAAGGGGCTTGATCTCCGTGCCGTCCCGCGTAGTGACCAGGCGCAACACCTCCTCCGGCGGGATGCTCCGATCGGAGAGCAAGGCCTCGCTGTGAGTCGTGATGAATACCTGCCGTGCCGTCTTGTTTTGCGCCTGAATGCGACGGATGACTTTGGGCAGTTGACGCACGATTTCTTCGTTGAGCGAGAGTTCCGGCTCTTCAAGGAGGAGAGTCGAGTTTCCTTCCATGAGTGACCAGAGCAAGCCGATCAGGCGGAGCGTGCCGTCAGAGAGCTGATTTTCCCTCTGCCAAGCGCCGGTTGGCCGCCAATGAGTGAAATTGGCCTCCAAGTGCGGCAGGCCGGTGACTTTGTCCTGCACGAACTGCAGGTCCTTGAACTGGGGGACGACGGTATCCAGCGCCTTCTGGATACGCCGAAGTCGGGCAGTGCGGGTCGTCTCGTGGGAGGCCGCAATGCGCTGGAGAAAGCCCTGGCCGAAAGGATCACTCTCGATCACGTTGCCGCCGATTCTTGAGCCATACTTGAGCAACTGCGGGACGAGGTGCAGGTAGGTTGTCTCGCTAAAAAAATGGGACAACTCGCGGAAGTCCTTGTTGGCATTGGTGAGTTCAAGCCGGGTCTGCGTGAGTTGCGCAGGGTCGCCCCTGTCCGGATCGTCAGGACGACTGAACAGCTTCACGCCGCCCTTCGTGACAGTTTCGCGGCTGACCGCGATGCGGTTGTTGGCCCGTCCCTCGCCTTTGAAGCCGAGATCGTAGGTCCACTCCACATTCCCTGCGGAGCGAAGCCAGACGGTGATGCGCACTTCGGTGTCCATTCTGGCGTTGAGGCATCGGAGCTTGGAGAGTCCGTCGCGCAGCTCTGCCACGGCATTTTGCAGACCGCCGCCCTGAGGCTTTTTACCGGCGGGTAATGCCACGTCTCGCAGAAAGCGCAGGGCGTCGAGGAGATTCGATTTCCCCGCGGCGTTCGGACCGATGATGAAGACCCGATCCCCGAGTTCTCCTGTGTTCAGTTTTTGGAAGTTGAGCCAATTTTTCAGTTCGATTCGGGTGATGCGCATGGCTTGGGTTCCCTATTCACGATTGCCAACTCTGAATGATTCGATTCCGCGGTCGGCAATGACCTATACTGTCCCGCGGCGGTGGTCGCCAAGGGGGAAGGGCATCGAGACTGTTCCGCGGAAGGCTTCCAGCTTTTCTTCATCGAGTTGAGCCTTCGAATCTTTCGAGAGCCGCGGTACAGGACGGCCGCTAGCGGGAAGCTTGGCGAAATCTGTTCTTCACTTCCAGAGGAAACAAATTGATCAAGCGACCCAATACGCTGCCCAATTTGGGTTAAGGTGAGGTTCAGCCCCTACCCGATCGCCCCTCACTGCGCAGATCCCGGGGCACTCACGGGCTCCGAGCAGGCCTTGCATCGGCAGGGCGCCGTCGCGGTGCCGGTGACCCCAGCGCGTCCGCAGGGCGTGGGACACCCCATTGCCAGCATGCGCCGTCGGCTCCAGGCAGCCGTACCCCGGTGGGTAGCGTCGCTTCCGGATCAGGGCGGACTCGCATTCTCGGGAGGTTTGGGTTCGGTCCGGAACTCCAGTTCCATGTTCACCTGCCCGTCCGCTGTGACGGTGGGGATAATGTCAACCACCATGACATCGGGCAAATCGTCCGACACCATGCCGACGGC belongs to Verrucomicrobiia bacterium and includes:
- a CDS encoding AAA family ATPase; the encoded protein is MRITRIELKNWLNFQKLNTGELGDRVFIIGPNAAGKSNLLDALRFLRDVALPAGKKPQGGGLQNAVAELRDGLSKLRCLNARMDTEVRITVWLRSAGNVEWTYDLGFKGEGRANNRIAVSRETVTKGGVKLFSRPDDPDRGDPAQLTQTRLELTNANKDFRELSHFFSETTYLHLVPQLLKYGSRIGGNVIESDPFGQGFLQRIAASHETTRTARLRRIQKALDTVVPQFKDLQFVQDKVTGLPHLEANFTHWRPTGAWQRENQLSDGTLRLIGLLWSLMEGNSTLLLEEPELSLNEEIVRQLPKVIRRIQAQNKTARQVFITTHSEALLSDRSIPPEEVLRLVTTRDGTEIKPLDDQEKIMFASGLNVADVLLPSIKPTNPEQLTLALK